The following proteins are co-located in the Triticum aestivum cultivar Chinese Spring chromosome 1A, IWGSC CS RefSeq v2.1, whole genome shotgun sequence genome:
- the LOC123106471 gene encoding uncharacterized protein, which translates to MASGGVLPLASLNHISIVCSSVEESLRFYMNVLGFIPIRRPGSFNFNGAWLFNYGIGIHLLQCEEPQSLPGKTEINPKDNHISFQCESMMAVERRLKELGIPYIQRCVEEGGIYVDQIFFHDPDGFMIEICNCDNLPIVPLADHTFTMAACKRVVAVKQQQKPLAVQAPPLQTTATTTAAQCVPSANKAMQRVGGEEAAHVSCA; encoded by the exons ATGGCGAGCGGCGGCGTGCTGCCATTGGCATCGCTGAACCACATCAGCATCGTTTGCAGTTCGGTGGAGGAGTCGCTACGCTTCTACATGAATGTCCTGGGCTTCATCCCCATCCGCCGCCCCGGATCTTTCAACTTCAACGGCGCATG GTTATTTAACTATGGGATCGGCATCCACCTGTTGCAATGTGAAGAGCCCCAGAGTTTGCCCGGGAAGACGGAGATCAACCCCAAGGATAACCACATCTCATTCCAG TGCGAGAGCATGATGGCGGTGGAGCGGCGGCTCAAGGAGCTGGGCATCCCGTACATCCAGCGGTGCGTGGAGGAGGGCGGCATCTACGTGGACCAGATCTTCTTCCACGACCCTGACGGCTTCATGATCGAGATCTGCAACTGCGACAACCTCCCGATCGTCCCGCTTGCCGACCATACCTTCACCATGGCCGCCTGCAAGAGGGTCGTCGCCGTCAAGCAACAGCAGAAGCCGCTGGCGGTACAAGCTCCTCCCCTGCAGACGACGGCGACAACCACGGCGGCACAGTGCGTGCCGTCAGCCAACAAGGCGATGCAGCGTgtgggcggcgaggaggcggcacacgTCTCGTGCGCGTGA